A window of Primulina huaijiensis isolate GDHJ02 chromosome 9, ASM1229523v2, whole genome shotgun sequence contains these coding sequences:
- the LOC140983796 gene encoding kinesin-like protein KIN-12C isoform X6, translating to MVDNCMSGYNSCMFAYGQTGSGKTYTMVGETDKMNEKLSADRGITYRTFEYLFTRITKEEEDRKNERLSYSCKCSFLEIYNEQITDLLEPLSTNLQLREDLKKGVYVENLTEYSVRTANEVLKLLQQGAANRKIAATHMNSESSRSHSVFTCIIESQWEKDSTVHLRFGRLNLVDLSGSERQKSSGAEGDRLKEAANINKSLSTLGMVIMSLVDLAHGKHRHVPYRDSRLTFLLQDSLGGNSKTTIIANISPSTCSAYETLSTLKFAQRAKLIQNNAKINEDASGDVIALQHQIQQLKGQLSFLMKYQLASLKPIDFAPDSENYSLGYFPGRYETFDETNVYGKHKIPRGGIRKQTKNLEDTLSGALHREKLTAMEVKRLKAEIERMNNLVHQQEEEAQRTKMMLRLRDEKIQHLESLLDGPVCADKFYQDENNALREEIKQLQEKIDRNPEVDRLELENFRLREQIRLYRDFSEQGERERLLDEISGLHSQLLELLEVDKSCANQQWPSTKGLEVERELQRCKEMNTELIREVDELQLQLGNSMNCNQDTFNSIENSLPSENLVDEATSSNDQYDEFYHDANGQNIKLNCDNVHKQLMGAQSLLKTLKLGHVQLNKEPESVQPRNEKVIKIQDNGEIMMRELEDKCKVYDRHISGSGNKNPNAAIEGKEATGIVTLQAKLDELYGELKEAQLLNGQYIREHTTWLSNDYETKLVQNEVEFEATKAIVHLQEEMDRLQKDFQMRLCSLTQQNLNLESSISNKEEELKYVCSKWESATLELTTFLIDGSRSLGDAARQITSISHSFPSANGWVSEHVERAAKICVEKEQTILLLQKSLEDAQKNVLQMEQKLYSLKGAMVVLTKYQQSENYLSGEKLQCFKISDDSTDAKEFPERKPLPKEGQITENQAYGALLAENVLSKYSIDNIRRSADTIMSLTHKNVFGTGDVDTEAASANLRLSETEEAVNGSCIDDQLSSMTACFHQAMNKLFHVDSTESLVQMDGWTPDCSNSCSDSSVQSAGDGDKSSSSNRYGCGNKLTEPILEPKFDEVTHFSHNTACLLFKKEFTKAYKTFGKLKEFVAVSVHEKNQSCAAEVLKLSNQDAIENSIKRLGDVHDQHASRRVDSSSQKLGELADEGYVYPTANFLTKIEEAYETMEEADYILKAMLKANEKANMMTEMWKQSGKELMADKENLIEEIQQLKFCILLKDGENEVLRDQIQFSFIEIANILTSLEDFFIQMRTALELSACSDGNKVVEETRSFFCISKSWLDALFCKALQSDISMLVLQCRMGEYVHRFRRINKITKADRSPLQEHTLITNKLRISNISWDDNTTSHPVKCQSEGDHVADKLGTEIKKFDPVHIDTVNKNSKLERELERKDILLKGLLFDFSLLQELASHRKDIKDEIEKLILASNEVQNELQIKRVQLDDMQAKNAKVEDRMAEVALALFNSKSELDQATEMSNVLSEQNVELKVLSKDLYLKNSEAEQLVEEQREAIKNLEKEIIRLSSSPEKHLVPSTEDVEKSLTRVTAERDQLFEKLCSLQDRLDMACALADENQAVATEARQESEGSKMYAEQKEEEVKILERSVEELECTINVLEKKVQEMEEEIQKHCTIKDTLELELQALRRRLSTVEDFTESMQSDSTNSVLIEDQLSSKLHIKAFEANEAHCRIRFLEEKNAEQDHKINQFKDYISELVLHAEAQASQYQQKYKNLEAMVREVKPELFVSVGPTIESADKISTKTRGSSSPFRCIASLVQQVNQEKDRELSNARLQIEELEALVTSKHKEVCVLNTRLATAESMTHDVIRDLLSVKLDITNYANIVDKHQLQKLIKEAQHQRREFAVMEQDIVNLRSHIDELHEDKERCIIEVNKSKADQLGLQIMLEQLQQRNQMLIAQNDMLKIDKSNLQKKVVELDEMVKKLFRMQDGQHHNQQQTNNFLMWPFELDLDERLARSQKVLSRINDEFAQYRRPEDKLESRGKEKRFR from the exons ATGGTGGATAATTGCATGTCCGGGTATAACAGCTGCATGTTTGCTTATGGACAG ACAGGTAGTGGAAAGACCTATACTATGGTGGGTGAAACTGATAAGATGAATGAAAAGCTCAGTGCTGATCGTGGCATTACTTACCGTACATTCGAGTACCTATTCACGAGGATTACAAAG GAAGAAGAGGACAGGAAGAATGAGAGATTAAGCTATAGCTGCAAATGTTCTTTTCTAGAGATATATAATGAGCAAATAACGGACCTTCTAGAGCCTTTGTCCACTAATCTCCAG CTCAGAGAAGATTTGAAGAAAGGGGTATATGTTGAAAACCTTACCGAGTACAGTGTTAGAACAGCGAACGAAGTTCTCAAACTTTTGCAACAG GGTGCTGCAAATAGGAAAATAGCAGCAACTCATATGAACAGTGAGAGCAGCCGATCCCACAGTGTCTTCACTTGCATAATTGAGAGCCAGTGGGAGAAAGATTCCACGGTCCACCTTAGGTTTGGAAGATTGAATCTAGTGGATCTTTCTGGTTCTGAGAG GCAGAAAAGCTCTGGGGCAGAAGGAGATCGTTTGAAAGAAGCTGCAAATATAAATAAGTCTCTTTCAACTCTGGG AATGGTAATAATGTCTCTGGTGGATCTGGCGCATGGGAAACATCGACATGTACCCTACAGAGACTCTAGACTAACGTTTCTTCTTCAG GACTCTCTGGGTGGAAATTCAAAAACAACAATAATTGCAAACATCAGCCCATCTACCTG CTCCGCATACGAGACTTTAAGCACTTTGAAATTTGCACAACGTGCCAAGCTTATTCAGAATAAT GCTAAAATAAATGAAGATGCTTCAGGAGATGTCATTGCATTGCAGCACCAAATCCAACAATTAAAG GGTCAGTTGTCATTCCTGATGAAGTATCAACTTGCTTCACTGAAACCTATAGATTTTGCTCCAGATTCTGAAAATTATAGCCTGGGTTACTTTCCTGGAAGGTACGAGACATTTGATGAAACCAATGTGTATGGCAAGCATAAGATTCCAAGGGGAGGAATTAGGAAG CAGACGAAGAACTTGGAAGATACCTTAAGTGGTGCCCTGCATCGAGAGAAGTTGACTGCGATGGAAGTCAAAAGACTGAAAGCTGAAATTGAACGGATGAATAATTTG GTTCATCAGCAAGAAGAAGAAGCTCAGCGTACCAAAATGATGCTCAGACTCCGAGATGAAAAGATACAACACTTGGAATCATTGTTGGATGGGCCAGTCTGTGCTGATAAATTTTATCAGGATGAAAACAATGCTTTACGAGAAGAAATTAAGCAGCTTCAAGAAAAAATTGATAGGAATCCAGAAGTAGATCGACTAGAACTGGAGAATTTCAGACTGCGAGAGCAAATTCGACT GTATCGAGATTTCTCTGAACAAGGAGAGAGAGAAAGATTGCTTGATGAAATATCTGGATTACACAGTCAG CTTTTAGAATTACTCGAAGTCGATAAAAGTTGTGCAAACCAACAGTGGCCTTCAACAAAG GGACTTGAAGTTGAAAGAGAGTTGCAAAGGTGCAAGGAAATGAATACCGAACTAATTAG GGAAGTTGATGAATTACAACTACAACTTGGAAATAGCATGAACTGCAACCAAGATACTTTCAACTCG ATTGAGAATAGTTTACCGAGTGAAAATTTAGTTGATGAGGCTACTTCCAGCAACGATCAATATGATGAATTTTATCATGATGCAAATGGTCAGAATATAAAGTTGAACTGTGACAACGTCCACAAACAGCTGATGGGTGCACAATCTTTGCTTAAAACCTTGAAATTGGGGCATGTCCAGCTGAATAAAGAACCAGAGTCTGTGCAGCCAAGAAATGAGAAGGTGATAAAAATACAGGATAATGGGGAAATTATGATGAGAGAACTCGAGGACAAATGTAAGGTTTATGACCGACATATTTCTGGTTCAGGAAATAAAAATCCAAATGCTGCAATTGAGGGCAAAGAAGCCACTGGCATTGTGACTTTGCAAGCAAAGTTGGATGAGTTGTATGGGGAACTCAAAGAAGCACAATTACTTAATGGGCAATACATAAGAGAACATACAACATGGCTATCTAACGATTACGAAACTAAATTAGTTCAAAATGAGGTCGAATTTGAGGCCACCAAAGCTATAGTACATTTACAAGAAGAGATGGATAGACTTCAAAAAGACTTTCAAATGCGTTTATGCTCCTTGACTCAACAGAATTTAAATCTTGAAAGCAGCATATCAAATAAGGAGGAAGAACTAAAATATGTCTGTTCAAAGTGGGAAAGTGCAACTTTGGAGCTAACCACCTTTCTCATTGATGGTTCTAGATCCCTAGGAGATGCCGCACGCCAAATAACAAGTATTTCTCATTCCTTTCCCAGTGCCAATGGTTGGGTCAGTGAACATGTTGAGAGAGCTGCTAAAATTTGTGTTGAAAAGGAACAAACAATTCTGCTACTGCAAAAGAGTTTGGAAGATGCGCAAAAAAATGTGTTGCAAATGGAACAAAAACTATACTCCTTGAAGGGTGCGATGGTTGTGCTTACTAAGTATCAGCAGTCTGAAAATTATTTAAGTGGAGAGAAATTACAGTGCTTTAAAATATCAGATGATTCAACTGATGCAAAAGAATTTCCAGAAAGGAAACCTTTACCAAAAGAGGGCCAAATTACTGAAAATCAGGCTTATGGTGCTTTATTAGCGGAAAATGTGCTCTCTAAATATTCCATTGACAATATCAGACGAAGTGCCGACACAATTATGTCTTTAACTCATAAAAATGTTTTTGGAACTGGAGACGTTGACACTGAAGCTGCATCGGCAAATCTGAGGCTATCAGAGACTGAAGAAGCAGTTAATGGTTCTTGTATTGATGACCAATTGAGTTCTATGACTGCATGCTTTCACCAAGCTATGAATAAGCTTTTCCATGTGGATTCAACAGAATCTTTGGTACAGATGGATGGATGGACCCCTGATTGTTCAAATTCATGCTCTGATTCTTCAGTTCAAAGTGCAGGTGATGGGGATAAGTCATCTTCAAGCAATAGATATGGATGTGGAAACAAACTAACTGAACCAATTCTTGAACCAAAGTTTGATGAAGTAACACATTTTAGCCATAATACTGCATGTTTACTTTTCAAGAAGGAATTCACAAAAGCATACAAAACTTTTGGCAAGCTAAAGGAGTTCGTGGCAGTTTCTGTTCATGAAAAAAATCAGAGTTGTGCTGCTGAGGTTTTAAAATTGTCTAATCAAGATGCAATAGAGAACAGCATTAAGCGACTCGGAGATGTACATGATCAACATGCTAGCCGAAGAGTCGACAGCAGCAGCCAAAAATTGGGAGAG TTGGCAGATGAAGGATATGTATATCCTACTGCTAACTTCTTGACCAAAATTGAAGAGGCTTACGAAACCATGGAAGAAGCTGATTACATATTAAAAGCAATGCTAAAGGCAAATGAAAAGGCAAATATGATGACAGAAATGTGGAAGCAATCAGGAAAGGAATTAATGGCAGATAAAGaaaacttgattgaagagataCAACAGCTAAAATTCTGTATACTTCTGAAAGATGGAGAAAATGAAGTATTGCGAGATCAGATCCAGTTTAGCTTTATAGAAATAGCTAACATCTTGACTTCGCTTGAAGACTTTTTCATTCAAATGCGAACAGCTTTGGAGTTATCAGCATGCAGTGATGGCAATAAAGTTGTTGAAGAGACACGATCTTTCTTCTGCATATCTAAATCATGGTTGGATGCCTTGTTTTGCAAGGCATTACAGAGCGATATCAGCATGCTTGTCTTACAGTGCCGAATGGGGGAGTACGTTCACAGATTCAGAAGAATTAACAAAATTACAAAGGCTGATAGATCTCCACTCCAAGAACATACTTTAATTACAAATAAACTTAGAATTAGTAATATAAGTTGGGATGACAACACTACTTCTCATCCTGTTAAATGTCAAAGTGAAGGAGATCATGTTGCAGATAAGTTGGGAACAGAAATTAAAAAGTTCGACCCAGTCCATATTGACACTGTGAATAAAAACTCCAAACTCGAGAGGGAGCTGGAACGAAAAGATATCTTACTGAAAGGGTTACTTTTTGACTTCAGCTTGCTACAAGAATTAGCCTCCCACAGGAAAGACATTAAGGAtgaaattgaaaaattaattcTTGCATCAAACGAAGTCCAGAATGAGCTACAGATCAAAAGAGTTCAGCTTGATGATATGCAAGCAAAGAATGCAAAAGTTGAAGACCGAATGGCTGAAGTTGCGCTAGCTCTATTTAACTCAAAATCTGAATTAGATCAGGCAACAGAAATGTCAAATGTTTTGTCTGAGCAAAATGTGGAGTTAAAAGTTCTTTCGAAGGATCTTTATCTGAAAAACTCTGAGGCGGAGCAGCTGGTAGAAGAGCAAAGAGAAGCTAtcaaaaatttggaaaaagaaaTTATTCGTTTATCTTCGTCGCCAGAGAAACATTTAGTGCCTTCAACGGAAGATGTTGAAAAATCTTTAACAAGAGTGACTGCAGAGAGAGACCAACTTTTTGAAAAACTCTGTTCTTTGCAAGACAGGCTCGATATGGCATGTGCATTAGCTGATGAGAACCAAGCTGTAGCTACAGAAGCCCGTCAG GAGTCGGAGGGAAGTAAAATGTATGCTGAGCAAAAGGAAGAGGAAGTCAAGATTTTAGAACGATCTGTCGAGGAACTTGAATGCACCATAAACGTTTTAGAAAAAAAA GTACAAGAAATGGAGGAAGAGATACAAAAACATTGCACGATAAAAGATACACTAGAATTGGAACTTCAAGCACTTAGACGCAGATTATCAACTGTTGAGGATTTTACTGAAAGCATGCAATCAGATAGCACGAATTCGGTTTTGATCGAAGATCAACTTTCAAG TAAATTGCACATCAAAGCATTCGAGGCTAATGAGGCCCATTGCCGAATAAGATTTCTTGAAGAGAAGAACGCTGAACAAGATCACAAG ATCAATCAATTCAAAGATTATATCTCTGAACTTGTATTGCATGCTGAAGCACAGGCATCACAGTACCAACAGAAg TACAAGAACTTGGAAGCAATGGTTCGTGAAGTTAAACCAGAATTGTTTGTATCTGTTGGGCCAACTATAGAAAGTGCTgataaaatttcaacaaaaacaAGGGGTTCTAGTTCCCCATTCAGATGCATTGCTAGTTTGGTCCAGCAAGTGAATCAAGAAAAGGATCGGGAGCTGTCAAATGCTAGACTTCAAATTGAAGAGCTTGAGGCACTGGTAACCAGTAAGCATAAAGAG GTATGTGTGCTGAATACTAGACTAGCCACTGCAGAAAGCATGACACATGATGTCATCAGGGATTTACTCAGTGTTAAGCTGGACATCACCAATTACGCT AACATAGTTGACAAACATCAACTTCAAAAGCTTATTAAGGAGGCTCAACATCAGAGACGAGAATTTGCTGTGATG GAGCAAGATATTGTCAACCTGAGGAGTCATATTGATGAATTACATGAAGATAAAGAAAG
- the LOC140983796 gene encoding kinesin-like protein KIN-12C isoform X7, producing MVIMSLVDLAHGKHRHVPYRDSRLTFLLQDSLGGNSKTTIIANISPSTCSAYETLSTLKFAQRAKLIQNNAKINEDASGDVIALQHQIQQLKGQLSFLMKYQLASLKPIDFAPDSENYSLGYFPGRYETFDETNVYGKHKIPRGGIRKQTKNLEDTLSGALHREKLTAMEVKRLKAEIERMNNLVHQQEEEAQRTKMMLRLRDEKIQHLESLLDGPVCADKFYQDENNALREEIKQLQEKIDRNPEVDRLELENFRLREQIRLYRDFSEQGERERLLDEISGLHSQLLELLEVDKSCANQQWPSTKGLEVERELQRCKEMNTELIREVDELQLQLGNSMNCNQDTFNSIENSLPSENLVDEATSSNDQYDEFYHDANGQNIKLNCDNVHKQLMGAQSLLKTLKLGHVQLNKEPESVQPRNEKVIKIQDNGEIMMRELEDKCKVYDRHISGSGNKNPNAAIEGKEATGIVTLQAKLDELYGELKEAQLLNGQYIREHTTWLSNDYETKLVQNEVEFEATKAIVHLQEEMDRLQKDFQMRLCSLTQQNLNLESSISNKEEELKYVCSKWESATLELTTFLIDGSRSLGDAARQITSISHSFPSANGWVSEHVERAAKICVEKEQTILLLQKSLEDAQKNVLQMEQKLYSLKGAMVVLTKYQQSENYLSGEKLQCFKISDDSTDAKEFPERKPLPKEGQITENQAYGALLAENVLSKYSIDNIRRSADTIMSLTHKNVFGTGDVDTEAASANLRLSETEEAVNGSCIDDQLSSMTACFHQAMNKLFHVDSTESLVQMDGWTPDCSNSCSDSSVQSAGDGDKSSSSNRYGCGNKLTEPILEPKFDEVTHFSHNTACLLFKKEFTKAYKTFGKLKEFVAVSVHEKNQSCAAEVLKLSNQDAIENSIKRLGDVHDQHASRRVDSSSQKLGELADEGYVYPTANFLTKIEEAYETMEEADYILKAMLKANEKANMMTEMWKQSGKELMADKENLIEEIQQLKFCILLKDGENEVLRDQIQFSFIEIANILTSLEDFFIQMRTALELSACSDGNKVVEETRSFFCISKSWLDALFCKALQSDISMLVLQCRMGEYVHRFRRINKITKADRSPLQEHTLITNKLRISNISWDDNTTSHPVKCQSEGDHVADKLGTEIKKFDPVHIDTVNKNSKLERELERKDILLKGLLFDFSLLQELASHRKDIKDEIEKLILASNEVQNELQIKRVQLDDMQAKNAKVEDRMAEVALALFNSKSELDQATEMSNVLSEQNVELKVLSKDLYLKNSEAEQLVEEQREAIKNLEKEIIRLSSSPEKHLVPSTEDVEKSLTRVTAERDQLFEKLCSLQDRLDMACALADENQAVATEARQESEGSKMYAEQKEEEVKILERSVEELECTINVLEKKVQEMEEEIQKHCTIKDTLELELQALRRRLSTVEDFTESMQSDSTNSVLIEDQLSSKLHIKAFEANEAHCRIRFLEEKNAEQDHKINQFKDYISELVLHAEAQASQYQQKYKNLEAMVREVKPELFVSVGPTIESADKISTKTRGSSSPFRCIASLVQQVNQEKDRELSNARLQIEELEALVTSKHKEVCVLNTRLATAESMTHDVIRDLLSVKLDITNYANIVDKHQLQKLIKEAQHQRREFAVMEQDIVNLRSHIDELHEDKERCIIEVNKSKADQLGLQIMLEQLQQRNQMLIAQNDMLKIDKSNLQKKVVELDEMVKKLFRMQDGQHHNQQQTNNFLMWPFELDLDERLARSQKVLSRINDEFAQYRRPEDKLESRGKEKRFR from the exons ATGGTAATAATGTCTCTGGTGGATCTGGCGCATGGGAAACATCGACATGTACCCTACAGAGACTCTAGACTAACGTTTCTTCTTCAG GACTCTCTGGGTGGAAATTCAAAAACAACAATAATTGCAAACATCAGCCCATCTACCTG CTCCGCATACGAGACTTTAAGCACTTTGAAATTTGCACAACGTGCCAAGCTTATTCAGAATAAT GCTAAAATAAATGAAGATGCTTCAGGAGATGTCATTGCATTGCAGCACCAAATCCAACAATTAAAG GGTCAGTTGTCATTCCTGATGAAGTATCAACTTGCTTCACTGAAACCTATAGATTTTGCTCCAGATTCTGAAAATTATAGCCTGGGTTACTTTCCTGGAAGGTACGAGACATTTGATGAAACCAATGTGTATGGCAAGCATAAGATTCCAAGGGGAGGAATTAGGAAG CAGACGAAGAACTTGGAAGATACCTTAAGTGGTGCCCTGCATCGAGAGAAGTTGACTGCGATGGAAGTCAAAAGACTGAAAGCTGAAATTGAACGGATGAATAATTTG GTTCATCAGCAAGAAGAAGAAGCTCAGCGTACCAAAATGATGCTCAGACTCCGAGATGAAAAGATACAACACTTGGAATCATTGTTGGATGGGCCAGTCTGTGCTGATAAATTTTATCAGGATGAAAACAATGCTTTACGAGAAGAAATTAAGCAGCTTCAAGAAAAAATTGATAGGAATCCAGAAGTAGATCGACTAGAACTGGAGAATTTCAGACTGCGAGAGCAAATTCGACT GTATCGAGATTTCTCTGAACAAGGAGAGAGAGAAAGATTGCTTGATGAAATATCTGGATTACACAGTCAG CTTTTAGAATTACTCGAAGTCGATAAAAGTTGTGCAAACCAACAGTGGCCTTCAACAAAG GGACTTGAAGTTGAAAGAGAGTTGCAAAGGTGCAAGGAAATGAATACCGAACTAATTAG GGAAGTTGATGAATTACAACTACAACTTGGAAATAGCATGAACTGCAACCAAGATACTTTCAACTCG ATTGAGAATAGTTTACCGAGTGAAAATTTAGTTGATGAGGCTACTTCCAGCAACGATCAATATGATGAATTTTATCATGATGCAAATGGTCAGAATATAAAGTTGAACTGTGACAACGTCCACAAACAGCTGATGGGTGCACAATCTTTGCTTAAAACCTTGAAATTGGGGCATGTCCAGCTGAATAAAGAACCAGAGTCTGTGCAGCCAAGAAATGAGAAGGTGATAAAAATACAGGATAATGGGGAAATTATGATGAGAGAACTCGAGGACAAATGTAAGGTTTATGACCGACATATTTCTGGTTCAGGAAATAAAAATCCAAATGCTGCAATTGAGGGCAAAGAAGCCACTGGCATTGTGACTTTGCAAGCAAAGTTGGATGAGTTGTATGGGGAACTCAAAGAAGCACAATTACTTAATGGGCAATACATAAGAGAACATACAACATGGCTATCTAACGATTACGAAACTAAATTAGTTCAAAATGAGGTCGAATTTGAGGCCACCAAAGCTATAGTACATTTACAAGAAGAGATGGATAGACTTCAAAAAGACTTTCAAATGCGTTTATGCTCCTTGACTCAACAGAATTTAAATCTTGAAAGCAGCATATCAAATAAGGAGGAAGAACTAAAATATGTCTGTTCAAAGTGGGAAAGTGCAACTTTGGAGCTAACCACCTTTCTCATTGATGGTTCTAGATCCCTAGGAGATGCCGCACGCCAAATAACAAGTATTTCTCATTCCTTTCCCAGTGCCAATGGTTGGGTCAGTGAACATGTTGAGAGAGCTGCTAAAATTTGTGTTGAAAAGGAACAAACAATTCTGCTACTGCAAAAGAGTTTGGAAGATGCGCAAAAAAATGTGTTGCAAATGGAACAAAAACTATACTCCTTGAAGGGTGCGATGGTTGTGCTTACTAAGTATCAGCAGTCTGAAAATTATTTAAGTGGAGAGAAATTACAGTGCTTTAAAATATCAGATGATTCAACTGATGCAAAAGAATTTCCAGAAAGGAAACCTTTACCAAAAGAGGGCCAAATTACTGAAAATCAGGCTTATGGTGCTTTATTAGCGGAAAATGTGCTCTCTAAATATTCCATTGACAATATCAGACGAAGTGCCGACACAATTATGTCTTTAACTCATAAAAATGTTTTTGGAACTGGAGACGTTGACACTGAAGCTGCATCGGCAAATCTGAGGCTATCAGAGACTGAAGAAGCAGTTAATGGTTCTTGTATTGATGACCAATTGAGTTCTATGACTGCATGCTTTCACCAAGCTATGAATAAGCTTTTCCATGTGGATTCAACAGAATCTTTGGTACAGATGGATGGATGGACCCCTGATTGTTCAAATTCATGCTCTGATTCTTCAGTTCAAAGTGCAGGTGATGGGGATAAGTCATCTTCAAGCAATAGATATGGATGTGGAAACAAACTAACTGAACCAATTCTTGAACCAAAGTTTGATGAAGTAACACATTTTAGCCATAATACTGCATGTTTACTTTTCAAGAAGGAATTCACAAAAGCATACAAAACTTTTGGCAAGCTAAAGGAGTTCGTGGCAGTTTCTGTTCATGAAAAAAATCAGAGTTGTGCTGCTGAGGTTTTAAAATTGTCTAATCAAGATGCAATAGAGAACAGCATTAAGCGACTCGGAGATGTACATGATCAACATGCTAGCCGAAGAGTCGACAGCAGCAGCCAAAAATTGGGAGAG TTGGCAGATGAAGGATATGTATATCCTACTGCTAACTTCTTGACCAAAATTGAAGAGGCTTACGAAACCATGGAAGAAGCTGATTACATATTAAAAGCAATGCTAAAGGCAAATGAAAAGGCAAATATGATGACAGAAATGTGGAAGCAATCAGGAAAGGAATTAATGGCAGATAAAGaaaacttgattgaagagataCAACAGCTAAAATTCTGTATACTTCTGAAAGATGGAGAAAATGAAGTATTGCGAGATCAGATCCAGTTTAGCTTTATAGAAATAGCTAACATCTTGACTTCGCTTGAAGACTTTTTCATTCAAATGCGAACAGCTTTGGAGTTATCAGCATGCAGTGATGGCAATAAAGTTGTTGAAGAGACACGATCTTTCTTCTGCATATCTAAATCATGGTTGGATGCCTTGTTTTGCAAGGCATTACAGAGCGATATCAGCATGCTTGTCTTACAGTGCCGAATGGGGGAGTACGTTCACAGATTCAGAAGAATTAACAAAATTACAAAGGCTGATAGATCTCCACTCCAAGAACATACTTTAATTACAAATAAACTTAGAATTAGTAATATAAGTTGGGATGACAACACTACTTCTCATCCTGTTAAATGTCAAAGTGAAGGAGATCATGTTGCAGATAAGTTGGGAACAGAAATTAAAAAGTTCGACCCAGTCCATATTGACACTGTGAATAAAAACTCCAAACTCGAGAGGGAGCTGGAACGAAAAGATATCTTACTGAAAGGGTTACTTTTTGACTTCAGCTTGCTACAAGAATTAGCCTCCCACAGGAAAGACATTAAGGAtgaaattgaaaaattaattcTTGCATCAAACGAAGTCCAGAATGAGCTACAGATCAAAAGAGTTCAGCTTGATGATATGCAAGCAAAGAATGCAAAAGTTGAAGACCGAATGGCTGAAGTTGCGCTAGCTCTATTTAACTCAAAATCTGAATTAGATCAGGCAACAGAAATGTCAAATGTTTTGTCTGAGCAAAATGTGGAGTTAAAAGTTCTTTCGAAGGATCTTTATCTGAAAAACTCTGAGGCGGAGCAGCTGGTAGAAGAGCAAAGAGAAGCTAtcaaaaatttggaaaaagaaaTTATTCGTTTATCTTCGTCGCCAGAGAAACATTTAGTGCCTTCAACGGAAGATGTTGAAAAATCTTTAACAAGAGTGACTGCAGAGAGAGACCAACTTTTTGAAAAACTCTGTTCTTTGCAAGACAGGCTCGATATGGCATGTGCATTAGCTGATGAGAACCAAGCTGTAGCTACAGAAGCCCGTCAG GAGTCGGAGGGAAGTAAAATGTATGCTGAGCAAAAGGAAGAGGAAGTCAAGATTTTAGAACGATCTGTCGAGGAACTTGAATGCACCATAAACGTTTTAGAAAAAAAA GTACAAGAAATGGAGGAAGAGATACAAAAACATTGCACGATAAAAGATACACTAGAATTGGAACTTCAAGCACTTAGACGCAGATTATCAACTGTTGAGGATTTTACTGAAAGCATGCAATCAGATAGCACGAATTCGGTTTTGATCGAAGATCAACTTTCAAG TAAATTGCACATCAAAGCATTCGAGGCTAATGAGGCCCATTGCCGAATAAGATTTCTTGAAGAGAAGAACGCTGAACAAGATCACAAG ATCAATCAATTCAAAGATTATATCTCTGAACTTGTATTGCATGCTGAAGCACAGGCATCACAGTACCAACAGAAg TACAAGAACTTGGAAGCAATGGTTCGTGAAGTTAAACCAGAATTGTTTGTATCTGTTGGGCCAACTATAGAAAGTGCTgataaaatttcaacaaaaacaAGGGGTTCTAGTTCCCCATTCAGATGCATTGCTAGTTTGGTCCAGCAAGTGAATCAAGAAAAGGATCGGGAGCTGTCAAATGCTAGACTTCAAATTGAAGAGCTTGAGGCACTGGTAACCAGTAAGCATAAAGAG GTATGTGTGCTGAATACTAGACTAGCCACTGCAGAAAGCATGACACATGATGTCATCAGGGATTTACTCAGTGTTAAGCTGGACATCACCAATTACGCT AACATAGTTGACAAACATCAACTTCAAAAGCTTATTAAGGAGGCTCAACATCAGAGACGAGAATTTGCTGTGATG GAGCAAGATATTGTCAACCTGAGGAGTCATATTGATGAATTACATGAAGATAAAGAAAG